CAAGCCCGATGAACTCACCGTGACGCTGGACGGCGTGCGACGCGATTATCGCTGGGCCGAGGCCGACCGGCACCTGTGGATCGCCGACGAACGCGGCACCTGGCACATCCGGGAGGCCGAGGAGCAAAAGATCCATCGCGCGGCGGCGGAGCGACCGGCAGAGGTGGTCAGCCCGATGCCGGGCAGCGTCATCGCGGTGCAGGCCGAATCCGGTGCCCGGGTGTCCGAAGGTGACGTGGTGGTGGTCGTCGAGGCGATGAAGATGGAACACTCGCTGGCCGCACCGATTTCGGGCCGCGTGGAGGTGCTGGTCGGTGTCGGCGATCAGGTCAAGGTCGAGCAGGTGCTGGCGCGACTGATACCGGAGACGGAACAAGAAGAGGGCAAGGGTTAAAGGATCATGACGACGATTACCGGACCTGCTGGGGGAACCTTACCCAAGGAGTACGAGGACCTACGCGACACCGTCGCAGATTTCGCGCGCTCCGTGGTCGCGCCGGTGTCAGCCAAACACGATGAGGAACACAGCTTCCCGTATGAGGTTGTCGCCAAGATGGGCGAGATGGGCCTCTTCGGCCTGCCATTCCCGGAGGAATTTGGCGGCATGGGTGGCGACTACTTCGCGCTGGCGCTCGCGCTCGAGGAGTTGGGCAAGGTCGACCAGTCGGTGGCGATCACGCTGGAAGCCGGTGTGGGACTAGGGGCGATGCCGATCTACCGGTTCGGCACCGAGGAGCAGAAGAACAAGTGGCTGCCCGATCTGGTGGCCGGGCGCGCGCTGGCCGGCTTCGGGCTCACCGAGCCGGGGGCGGGATCGGACGCCGGTGGCACCCGTACCACCGCCCGGCTGGAGAACGGCGAGTGGATCGTCAACGGCAGCAAGCAGTTCATCACCAATTCGGGTACCGACATCACCACACTGGTCACCGTCACCGCCGTCACCGGCAACATCGCCGACGGTAAGAAGGAAATCTCGACGATCGTCGTTCCCAACGGCACACCGGGATTCATTGTGGAGCCGGTCTACAACAAGGTCGGCTGGAATGCTTCCGACACCCATCCGCTGACCTTCGATGACGCACGCGTGCCGGAAGAGAACCTGCTCGGGGTCCGCGGCAAAGGCTACGCGAACTTCCTGTCCATCCTCGACGAAGGCCGCATTGCAATCGCCGCGCTGGCCACCGGGGTGGCGCAGGGCTGCGTCGACGAAAGCGTGAAATACGCCAAGGAGCGGCAGTCGTTCGGCCAGCCGATCGGGTCGTATCAGGCGATCAGCTTCAAGATCGCGCGGATGGAGGCTCGGGCCCACGTGGCGCGCACCGCGTACTACGAGGCGGCGGCAAAGATGTTGGCGGGCAGGCCGTTCAAGAAAGAGGCGGCGATCGCGAAGATGGTGTCCTCGGAGGCCGCGATGGACAACGCCCGTGACGCCACCCAGATCCACGGCGGATACGGCTTCATGAACGAGTACCCGGTGGCGCGCCACTACCGGGACAGTAAGATCCTCGAGATCGGTGAGGGCACAACGGAGGTGCAGTTGATGTTGATCGCGCGATCGCTGGGGCTGTCATGAGCCACCCCGCTGCTGCCGCCACCCCTGCTGACCCCGCGGGGAGTGAATCCGGCGACGGGAAACCGGCGAGTCGCGCCGCAGGGTTCACTCCCGGCGAGGGGAGCGGCGAAGGCAAGCGGGTTCTCCAGCGTGGGCTGTGGTTCGAGGAATACCAGGTCGGCACCACCTACCTGCACCGGCCCGGCCGCACCGTCACCGAGGCCGACAACGTCCTGTTCACCACACTGACGATGAATACCCAGTCGCTGCACCTGGATGCGGCGTGGGCCGCTGAGCAGCCGGGCTTTCGTGGTGAGCGGCTGGTGAATTCGATGTTCACCCTCTCGACTCTGGTAGGGCTGTCGGTGGCCCAGCTGACGCTGGGGACCATCGTCGCCAACCTCGGCTTCTCCGAGGTGTCGTTTCCAAAGCCGATGTTCCACGGCGACACTCTTTACGCCGAGACGGTGTGCACCGACAAGCGGGAGTCGAAAAGCCGCCCCGGCGAAGGCATTGTGACGCTGGAGCACACCGGACGCAACCAGCACGGTGATGTCGTCGCGCGGGCGGTGCGCAAGACGTTGGTGCTGAAACGGCCGGCGGGGGCGTCGTCGTGAGCCTGCGGGAGGCCGGGCCGGGCTGGCTGTTCTGCCCGGCGGATCGGCCGGAGCGCTTCGCCAAGGCCGCCGCTGCCGCCGACGTGGTGATCCTGGACCTCGAGGACGGGGTAGCCGAGTCGGATAAGCCTGCCGCTCGTACCGCGTTGCGGGACAACCCACTTGACCCGGCGCGAACGGTGGTGCGCATCAACGCCGCAGGCACCGGCGAGTATGCCCGCGATCTGGAGATCCTGGCCGAGACTTCGTACACGACGGTGATGCTGCCCAA
The nucleotide sequence above comes from Mycobacterium kiyosense. Encoded proteins:
- the fadE19 gene encoding acyl-CoA dehydrogenase translates to MTTITGPAGGTLPKEYEDLRDTVADFARSVVAPVSAKHDEEHSFPYEVVAKMGEMGLFGLPFPEEFGGMGGDYFALALALEELGKVDQSVAITLEAGVGLGAMPIYRFGTEEQKNKWLPDLVAGRALAGFGLTEPGAGSDAGGTRTTARLENGEWIVNGSKQFITNSGTDITTLVTVTAVTGNIADGKKEISTIVVPNGTPGFIVEPVYNKVGWNASDTHPLTFDDARVPEENLLGVRGKGYANFLSILDEGRIAIAALATGVAQGCVDESVKYAKERQSFGQPIGSYQAISFKIARMEARAHVARTAYYEAAAKMLAGRPFKKEAAIAKMVSSEAAMDNARDATQIHGGYGFMNEYPVARHYRDSKILEIGEGTTEVQLMLIARSLGLS
- a CDS encoding oxidase regulatory-like protein gives rise to the protein MSHPAAAATPADPAGSESGDGKPASRAAGFTPGEGSGEGKRVLQRGLWFEEYQVGTTYLHRPGRTVTEADNVLFTTLTMNTQSLHLDAAWAAEQPGFRGERLVNSMFTLSTLVGLSVAQLTLGTIVANLGFSEVSFPKPMFHGDTLYAETVCTDKRESKSRPGEGIVTLEHTGRNQHGDVVARAVRKTLVLKRPAGASS